A single Paenibacillus kribbensis DNA region contains:
- a CDS encoding GerAB/ArcD/ProY family transporter, with protein sequence MAVGKEKADKITTLQTTAIVVSFMLAAGLLTLPRVMVEDSRTPDVWITIILAGGVVFLSGWIIIKLSQQFPGSTIYQYVQRIIGRTVGKVIGVLLVIYFVCIAGFEIRSVEEVTAFFLLEGTPAWAISAPFMWISLYLCMGGISTIGRICQIIFPITASIFLLICLLGLNVFELNNLRPILSEGVMPVFKALKTTTLTFTGTECMLIILCRMEKPGKATKAIGWAIGIAVVFYIAALILCIGAFSVEGVMTRTWPFLDLARSFEVEYLVFERFESLLLSIWIMQIFCTFTIAFYCASLGVSQILNGSYAKILFILLPFIYILSQIPKNLNELFSFGTIIGNGALILFTLLPLPLLLISRWRGMRS encoded by the coding sequence ATGGCCGTAGGAAAAGAAAAAGCAGATAAAATTACAACGTTACAGACGACGGCAATTGTGGTCAGCTTTATGCTGGCTGCCGGGTTGCTTACGCTTCCCCGGGTAATGGTAGAGGATTCAAGGACGCCAGATGTGTGGATAACCATTATTTTAGCAGGTGGGGTAGTTTTCCTGTCCGGATGGATTATTATAAAATTAAGTCAACAATTTCCAGGATCGACCATTTACCAGTATGTACAGAGGATTATAGGTAGAACCGTTGGCAAGGTTATTGGCGTGCTGTTAGTCATCTATTTTGTTTGTATAGCTGGATTCGAAATTCGATCTGTGGAGGAAGTAACAGCGTTCTTCCTGCTTGAAGGGACGCCGGCATGGGCTATTTCAGCGCCTTTTATGTGGATCTCTCTGTACCTGTGCATGGGTGGTATTAGTACTATAGGTAGAATATGCCAAATTATTTTCCCGATTACAGCATCTATCTTTTTGTTGATATGCTTGCTGGGATTAAACGTTTTTGAATTAAATAATTTGCGTCCCATCTTATCGGAGGGTGTGATGCCAGTGTTTAAAGCTTTGAAAACTACCACGCTTACTTTTACGGGGACTGAGTGTATGCTTATCATTCTTTGTCGCATGGAAAAACCTGGGAAAGCAACCAAGGCAATCGGATGGGCGATTGGGATCGCGGTTGTTTTTTATATAGCTGCATTGATCCTGTGTATTGGCGCTTTTTCGGTGGAAGGGGTTATGACCAGAACCTGGCCTTTTTTAGATTTAGCCCGCAGCTTTGAAGTGGAGTATCTGGTATTTGAACGGTTCGAATCCCTATTATTGTCGATCTGGATCATGCAAATTTTTTGCACATTCACTATCGCTTTTTATTGCGCTTCGCTCGGAGTTTCTCAAATTTTGAATGGCTCTTATGCCAAGATTTTGTTTATTTTGCTCCCATTCATTTACATCTTGTCCCAAATACCTAAAAACCTGAATGAGTTGTTTTCTTTTGGAACGATCATCGGGAATGGAGCTTTAATTTTGTTCACTTTGCTTCCACTTCCGCTGTTGCTTATTTCTCGCTGGAGGGGGATGCGGTCATGA
- a CDS encoding glycoside hydrolase family 30 protein, translating into MSNQTIQWFSTSKTQAWQSQAHNLTQTQEQANLTITEEVYQLVEGFGGCFNELGYVALNHLESAEREQVLHSLFHPEGEHKFTICRLPIGASDYALEWYSHNETDGDVEMKHFSIERDQQYLIPYIREALKLNPGLKLFASPWSPPTWMKSPKAYNYGTLRWEKDILKAYALYFVKFVQAYREEGITIHQIHVQNEVIADQKFPSCVWTGEQLREFIRDYLGPAFEEHGLDTEIWLGTINAPDPWEELTKKISTGFDEYAHTVLSDPEAYKYIKGVGYQWAGKNAIQRTVASYPELRYMQTENECGNGENSWDYAKYVYNLYQHYFTNGVNAYIYWNMVLEPKGKSTWGWEQNSMITVDPADRKPVLNPEYYVMKHFSHFVLPGARRIGLRGSWTGNAVAFQNADGQRVLVIANPFHESRALNLSVGQTTHHLELEPESFNTIVIPS; encoded by the coding sequence ATGAGCAATCAAACCATTCAGTGGTTTTCCACTTCCAAGACCCAGGCTTGGCAATCCCAAGCTCATAATCTCACCCAAACGCAAGAGCAGGCAAACCTGACCATCACGGAAGAAGTGTATCAGCTTGTCGAAGGCTTTGGCGGCTGTTTTAATGAACTGGGGTATGTGGCCCTGAACCACCTGGAAAGCGCCGAACGTGAGCAGGTGCTGCATTCCCTCTTTCACCCGGAGGGCGAGCACAAATTCACGATTTGTAGGCTGCCCATTGGCGCCAGTGACTACGCGCTGGAGTGGTACAGTCACAATGAAACAGACGGCGACGTGGAAATGAAGCACTTTTCCATTGAACGCGATCAGCAATATCTTATTCCTTACATTAGAGAAGCACTGAAACTCAATCCGGGCTTGAAGCTGTTCGCTTCCCCCTGGAGCCCGCCGACATGGATGAAATCACCCAAGGCCTACAATTACGGCACGCTGCGCTGGGAAAAGGATATTTTGAAAGCGTATGCATTATATTTTGTCAAATTTGTGCAAGCATACCGTGAAGAAGGAATTACAATCCATCAGATTCATGTCCAAAATGAAGTCATTGCCGATCAAAAGTTCCCTTCCTGTGTGTGGACGGGAGAACAGCTGCGTGAATTTATTCGCGACTATTTGGGCCCTGCTTTTGAGGAACACGGACTGGATACGGAAATATGGCTCGGTACCATTAATGCTCCCGATCCGTGGGAGGAGTTAACAAAAAAGATTTCCACCGGATTCGACGAGTATGCCCATACCGTGCTGAGTGACCCGGAAGCCTACAAATATATTAAAGGCGTGGGCTATCAATGGGCAGGCAAAAATGCGATTCAACGCACCGTGGCCAGTTATCCCGAGCTTCGTTACATGCAGACCGAAAATGAATGCGGGAACGGGGAAAACTCATGGGACTACGCTAAATATGTATACAACTTGTACCAGCATTATTTCACGAACGGTGTGAATGCTTATATTTACTGGAATATGGTTTTGGAGCCGAAAGGCAAGAGCACATGGGGCTGGGAGCAAAATTCGATGATTACTGTCGATCCAGCAGATCGAAAGCCTGTCCTGAACCCGGAATATTACGTTATGAAGCATTTTTCTCATTTTGTATTACCGGGAGCCAGACGCATTGGACTTCGCGGTTCATGGACTGGAAATGCCGTTGCCTTCCAAAATGCGGACGGACAAAGGGTGCTGGTCATCGCCAATCCGTTCCACGAATCGCGCGCGCTGAATCTGTCTGTGGGACAAACAACGCACCATTTGGAACTGGAGCCGGAGTCATTTAACACCATCGTTATTCCTTCTTAA
- a CDS encoding phenolic acid decarboxylase translates to MDKFIGSHMIYTYENGWEYEIYIKNEDTIDYRIHSGMVGGRWVRDQKVNLVKLVENVYKVSWTEPTGTDVALNFMPEEKRMHGIIFFPKWVHEHPEITVRYQNDFIPLMEESREKYETYPKYVVPEFADITFIENAGVNNEQLISQAPYAGMTDDIRAGKLQV, encoded by the coding sequence ATGGACAAGTTTATTGGTAGCCACATGATCTACACCTATGAGAACGGCTGGGAATACGAAATATATATTAAAAATGAGGATACGATTGATTACCGCATTCATAGTGGTATGGTAGGCGGGCGCTGGGTACGTGATCAGAAGGTAAATTTGGTGAAATTAGTGGAGAATGTGTACAAAGTATCATGGACCGAACCGACCGGCACGGACGTTGCTCTAAACTTTATGCCTGAGGAGAAACGCATGCACGGCATTATTTTCTTCCCTAAATGGGTGCATGAGCATCCAGAGATTACGGTCCGCTATCAAAACGATTTTATTCCACTGATGGAAGAATCGCGTGAAAAGTACGAAACCTATCCGAAGTATGTAGTCCCTGAATTTGCAGACATTACCTTCATTGAAAATGCGGGTGTGAACAACGAGCAATTGATTTCCCAGGCACCTTACGCGGGAATGACGGACGATATTCGTGCAGGTAAGCTGCAAGTCTGA
- a CDS encoding PadR family transcriptional regulator, translating to MKRILKYAILGLVHKQEMSGYDITSQFKQEIGQFWSAKHSQIYPELKRLTEEELIEYRTSITGAKLEKKLYCITPKGTRELIEWLASPKELPETEKDEFMLMLYFSAAIPKEENKRLFKDQIAKRKGKLEHLYESKKSLQLLDENLQAPGSQQFGHYLVLSRAINREESYIAWLEETLSLFEE from the coding sequence TTGAAACGAATATTGAAATATGCCATTTTGGGCCTGGTTCATAAACAGGAAATGAGCGGCTACGATATTACGAGCCAATTCAAGCAGGAAATTGGACAATTTTGGAGTGCCAAGCACAGCCAGATTTATCCTGAGCTCAAAAGACTAACCGAAGAAGAGTTAATTGAATACCGCACCTCCATTACAGGAGCCAAGCTGGAAAAGAAGCTGTACTGCATCACACCCAAGGGAACCCGTGAGCTAATCGAGTGGCTGGCAAGTCCCAAAGAGCTGCCGGAAACGGAAAAGGATGAGTTTATGCTCATGCTGTATTTCTCAGCCGCCATCCCCAAGGAAGAGAACAAGCGGCTGTTCAAGGATCAGATCGCCAAACGTAAAGGCAAGCTGGAGCATTTATATGAAAGCAAAAAATCCCTCCAACTGCTGGACGAGAACCTCCAAGCTCCTGGCTCTCAGCAATTCGGACACTATCTGGTGCTGAGCCGTGCCATCAATCGGGAAGAAAGCTATATTGCATGGCTGGAAGAAACGCTGTCACTGTTTGAAGAATAG
- a CDS encoding response regulator transcription factor translates to MNKRVLLVEDEIRIREVIADYFKQNKWEVYEAGNGKDALIWFDSVQPDLIVLDIMMPEMDGWEVCRQVRSRSGVPIILLTAKSGDDDKILGFDLGADDYVTKPFSPKVLIARANALMKRVEGHVQPESHILRFGSAILNTMAHRLEVDQAEVELTPKEYELLRLLIHNKGMVISRDAILNRVWGIDFEGDTRVVDTHIKKLRSKLGRESRHIRTVFGTGYRFEEEE, encoded by the coding sequence TTGAATAAAAGAGTTCTTCTCGTCGAGGATGAAATTCGTATTCGTGAAGTGATTGCGGATTATTTTAAACAGAATAAATGGGAAGTCTATGAAGCAGGCAATGGAAAAGATGCGCTAATCTGGTTTGATTCGGTGCAGCCGGACCTGATCGTACTCGATATTATGATGCCGGAAATGGATGGCTGGGAGGTATGCCGTCAGGTACGCAGCCGTTCAGGAGTGCCGATTATTTTGCTGACAGCCAAATCCGGCGATGATGATAAAATATTAGGCTTTGATCTGGGGGCGGATGACTATGTTACCAAGCCTTTCAGCCCTAAAGTACTAATCGCCCGCGCGAATGCGCTGATGAAGCGGGTGGAGGGACATGTGCAGCCAGAGTCGCATATATTGCGATTCGGCAGTGCCATTCTTAACACGATGGCTCATCGGCTTGAGGTGGATCAGGCAGAAGTCGAGCTGACACCCAAGGAGTATGAGTTGCTGCGGCTGCTTATACATAATAAAGGCATGGTCATTTCACGGGATGCGATACTGAACCGGGTGTGGGGCATTGATTTTGAAGGAGACACACGGGTTGTCGATACGCATATCAAAAAGCTGAGAAGCAAGCTGGGCCGTGAATCACGCCATATCCGCACGGTTTTTGGTACAGGCTACAGGTTTGAGGAGGAAGAATGA
- a CDS encoding sensor histidine kinase, translating into MNKRGVTFKLFIMTVAFFLCFYGMVILCQLLFFENFYQQQKIGRVESRLQSFGQSYVREAWGSGRVSREAARFMLQNKNQLAIVTLDGKVKLDDPFHISFRKADGKIVKVSLSLFIGQYGDELRAARIQPGDTITVEGEILESGGISSANVIFPVAIQKSGYKNIGALDETGIESGMKWTGTVTEIVMPDLKTLSGRQGLLFSALEEWFPLSQVHLEKLKKFEVLEEEWTEPWTGVRNAIIVHPVRQNTGEIDLLFTVTSLQEISETNEALRWFYLYLGIGGFALILILSLFYSRMVTRPLIALNNTAKRMAKLDFTAHTPIRQNDELGSLSYSMYTLSQSLDSALRELQEANQQLVEDMEQKQKMEAVQQDFFANASHELKTPLSIIKGFAEGLQDGVSAGKQDHYIKVIVEEADKMERLVKDMLDLAKLESGTLKLRKTTFILSELVEEVVDKLFHLLKEKRLEAVIIPANELPIHADAGWMEQVMINFVVNAIRHAEEGSSITIRIEGTGEINTFSIENKGETIPEDQLDQIWDRFYRAELSRSRQTGGTGLGLSIVKRILDLHEFRYQAENTRNGVRFVVIFGG; encoded by the coding sequence ATGAACAAACGGGGAGTAACCTTCAAGCTGTTCATTATGACCGTTGCATTTTTCCTGTGTTTTTACGGAATGGTGATTTTGTGCCAATTGCTGTTTTTTGAAAATTTTTATCAGCAGCAGAAGATTGGCCGGGTGGAAAGCCGTTTGCAGAGCTTCGGTCAGAGCTATGTCAGGGAGGCCTGGGGGTCCGGCAGGGTTTCGCGCGAGGCGGCCCGCTTTATGCTTCAAAACAAGAACCAGCTGGCGATTGTAACGCTGGACGGCAAAGTCAAGCTGGACGATCCGTTTCATATCAGTTTCAGAAAAGCAGATGGTAAGATCGTTAAGGTATCGCTGTCTCTGTTTATAGGCCAGTACGGAGATGAACTGAGAGCTGCCCGAATTCAGCCAGGAGATACAATAACGGTTGAAGGTGAAATTCTGGAAAGTGGCGGAATTTCCTCTGCCAATGTGATATTTCCTGTGGCTATTCAGAAGTCTGGCTACAAAAATATAGGTGCCCTGGACGAGACAGGCATAGAAAGCGGCATGAAATGGACTGGTACAGTGACGGAAATTGTAATGCCGGATCTGAAAACATTAAGCGGTCGACAAGGATTGCTGTTTAGTGCGTTGGAGGAATGGTTTCCATTATCGCAGGTACATCTGGAGAAGCTCAAGAAATTCGAAGTACTGGAAGAAGAATGGACAGAACCCTGGACAGGTGTACGTAATGCAATCATCGTTCACCCTGTACGTCAGAATACGGGAGAAATCGATCTGTTGTTCACAGTGACATCGTTACAGGAAATCAGTGAGACGAATGAAGCGCTGCGTTGGTTTTATTTATACCTGGGTATCGGGGGATTTGCGCTGATTTTGATTTTGTCCCTATTTTATTCCCGAATGGTGACCCGTCCGCTGATTGCCTTGAACAATACCGCCAAGCGGATGGCTAAACTCGATTTTACAGCCCATACACCGATCCGGCAAAATGACGAGTTGGGCAGTCTTTCCTACAGCATGTATACCTTGTCCCAGAGCCTGGATTCCGCTTTGCGCGAGCTTCAGGAGGCCAATCAGCAATTGGTCGAGGACATGGAGCAGAAGCAGAAGATGGAGGCAGTACAGCAGGACTTTTTTGCCAACGCTTCCCATGAGCTGAAGACCCCGCTGAGCATTATTAAAGGCTTTGCCGAGGGACTGCAGGATGGGGTTAGCGCCGGAAAGCAGGACCATTACATCAAGGTCATTGTAGAGGAAGCGGACAAAATGGAGCGGCTGGTCAAGGATATGCTGGATCTAGCCAAATTGGAATCCGGCACCCTCAAGCTTCGCAAGACGACCTTTATATTAAGTGAGCTGGTAGAGGAAGTCGTGGACAAGCTATTTCATCTGTTGAAGGAAAAGAGACTGGAAGCAGTCATTATTCCTGCCAATGAGTTGCCGATTCATGCCGATGCAGGATGGATGGAACAAGTGATGATCAACTTCGTCGTCAATGCCATCCGGCATGCTGAAGAGGGAAGCTCGATTACAATCCGTATCGAAGGCACTGGAGAAATCAATACTTTTTCCATTGAAAATAAAGGGGAGACGATTCCTGAAGATCAACTGGATCAGATATGGGATCGGTTTTACCGGGCCGAGCTGTCACGCAGCCGCCAAACGGGTGGGACAGGACTCGGGTTGTCCATTGTCAAACGAATTCTGGATTTGCACGAATTCCGCTATCAGGCGGAGAATACCAGGAATGGCGTTCGTTTTGTCGTTATATTCGGAGGCTAG
- a CDS encoding spore germination protein, which produces MWRTIMTHIPKWTVWIEALFLFIVPLVIFLVVRQIRKLDGRESRRMERLKLMEEQDRSKHADRNTLASEKEGETFTEDYQANVEKIRQAAADMADVNERSIFLENLNAAGTLFFVDGLTDKVGMDQNVLKPLMDWGRSGQEGDEPPRGESLRDMIIRQVMLVSETECTLEVQYALQKILFGSVVLMIQGIPGAFVLGTPKGNTRGVEDPISESVLRGPRVGFTETLSDNTAMLRRHGESTELAMSSFKVGKRVEKQLMVVYFRDIADPELVDEVKRRIKTIDMDEVLESGYVEQLIEDNFLSPFLQIQNTERPDRVMAALLEGRVAILLDGTPFALLVPVTYGMMLQSPEDYYERWIPGSLIRFLRFMAISISLFAPALYISFISFHPGLIPTKLVISIISSRQGVPFSTLIEALIMEISIEILREAGLRLPKPIGPAMGIVGGLIIGQAAVNAGIVSPILVIVVAVTAISSFTTPVYSAGISMRVLRFAAMFTAATFGLYGVIMFFLMLSIHMAKLHSFGVPFLSLTAPRSLKDWKDYLIRAPFQFMKNRPILLKHKDPKRQG; this is translated from the coding sequence ATGTGGCGGACAATCATGACTCACATCCCCAAATGGACTGTGTGGATAGAAGCCTTATTTTTGTTCATTGTACCTTTGGTTATTTTTTTGGTGGTACGACAAATTAGAAAACTGGATGGCCGAGAGAGTAGACGTATGGAGCGTTTGAAGCTTATGGAAGAACAAGACCGCTCGAAGCATGCAGATCGTAATACGCTTGCAAGTGAGAAGGAAGGGGAAACCTTTACAGAAGATTATCAGGCCAATGTGGAAAAAATCAGACAAGCAGCCGCAGATATGGCAGACGTGAACGAGCGCTCCATTTTTCTGGAAAACCTGAACGCTGCAGGTACTCTTTTTTTTGTGGATGGATTAACGGACAAGGTGGGTATGGACCAGAACGTTTTAAAGCCGCTGATGGATTGGGGCAGATCCGGACAAGAGGGCGACGAGCCTCCGAGAGGAGAATCGCTTCGGGATATGATTATTCGTCAGGTCATGCTTGTGTCGGAGACAGAATGTACGTTGGAAGTCCAATATGCTTTGCAAAAGATATTGTTCGGTTCAGTGGTCCTCATGATTCAAGGCATACCGGGTGCTTTTGTGCTGGGTACACCCAAGGGGAATACACGAGGGGTAGAAGACCCAATATCAGAGTCGGTGCTGCGAGGACCGCGAGTCGGTTTTACGGAGACACTCAGCGACAATACGGCGATGCTGCGCAGACATGGGGAAAGTACGGAACTGGCTATGTCGTCCTTCAAAGTCGGCAAAAGAGTGGAGAAGCAGTTGATGGTGGTGTATTTCAGAGATATCGCTGACCCTGAGCTTGTAGATGAGGTAAAGCGCCGGATAAAAACCATTGATATGGATGAGGTGCTGGAGTCGGGCTATGTAGAGCAGCTTATAGAGGATAACTTTCTTAGCCCTTTTCTGCAAATTCAAAATACGGAGAGACCGGATCGGGTCATGGCCGCATTGCTGGAGGGACGGGTAGCGATTCTCCTGGACGGTACCCCTTTTGCGCTCCTGGTGCCTGTAACGTACGGGATGATGCTCCAGTCTCCTGAAGATTACTATGAACGATGGATACCGGGGTCGCTTATTCGATTTCTTCGTTTCATGGCGATTTCGATATCTTTGTTTGCCCCAGCGCTCTATATTTCCTTTATCTCGTTTCATCCCGGATTGATTCCGACCAAACTGGTCATTTCCATTATCAGTTCAAGACAGGGCGTCCCCTTTTCCACACTCATTGAAGCCCTGATTATGGAGATTTCCATCGAGATTTTGCGTGAAGCAGGATTACGGCTGCCTAAGCCCATTGGTCCGGCCATGGGCATTGTCGGTGGTCTTATTATTGGACAGGCAGCTGTCAATGCCGGGATTGTAAGTCCGATTCTCGTCATTGTGGTGGCCGTTACAGCCATCTCTTCTTTTACCACGCCTGTATACAGCGCCGGAATTTCCATGCGTGTTCTCCGTTTTGCGGCCATGTTCACGGCGGCCACCTTCGGTTTGTATGGAGTGATCATGTTTTTTCTGATGCTGAGTATTCATATGGCTAAATTACATAGCTTCGGTGTACCGTTCCTTAGTCTAACAGCCCCGCGTTCGTTGAAAGACTGGAAAGATTATCTTATACGGGCACCGTTTCAGTTTATGAAAAACAGACCTATTCTATTGAAGCATAAAGACCCCAAGCGACAAGGATGA
- a CDS encoding helix-turn-helix domain-containing protein: MEHTPTILAELEDYLQQNGLTLAQFAEHSGVHQRTLNNWILKHRPVAIHQLDRITLAMGLPEGYFYDRYIEHYIIERSPDWRRIEPVLFRCVELDKLEAIKRIVGHIMDNLLYSPKLFDAAETLFAQGRHAAAVILYEGVAEAEKYQHSERLAICQYRIFTTQVGDNQSRNLKVANRFEPFVERLDEIEQLDALKDLANIYRSLQEWDMLYETARKMRAKAEIQYSIKHQQKKRNREEPAKKLSRPMFVYITYADLLCARVCDVQGNYDQALLFTFNYANLDWVVETDEDTQHWVSLFKHWAQANTMVNKLLSGDISVLHDYVEYISASADTTEEDRIVQLLNIMLAANRFHVDVDDVLSRFELDINSFAQLPASADMYTQQVLPHYLVHFGYELAYYYLYKGMYSDGFKHLKSATLKAIILNNETYFINCLGLFEHFKAYAMDKTKLEFSKFIEKVWLNNVKKNGAADRRG, encoded by the coding sequence TTGGAACATACACCTACGATTTTAGCGGAGCTGGAGGATTATTTGCAGCAAAATGGCTTAACGCTGGCACAATTTGCAGAACATTCCGGTGTTCATCAAAGAACGCTCAATAATTGGATTCTTAAGCATCGTCCAGTTGCTATACACCAGTTGGATCGAATTACACTTGCAATGGGATTACCAGAGGGCTATTTTTACGACCGATACATAGAACATTACATCATCGAACGTTCCCCGGATTGGCGGCGTATTGAACCGGTATTGTTTCGCTGTGTGGAATTGGACAAGCTGGAAGCGATTAAGCGCATAGTTGGACATATTATGGACAACCTGCTCTATTCCCCGAAGCTGTTTGATGCGGCAGAAACATTATTCGCACAAGGTCGGCATGCTGCTGCGGTGATCCTCTATGAGGGGGTTGCGGAAGCAGAGAAGTACCAGCACTCTGAACGCTTGGCCATCTGTCAATATCGCATATTCACGACTCAGGTTGGGGACAATCAAAGCCGGAATCTCAAGGTAGCCAACCGATTTGAACCTTTTGTCGAACGTCTGGATGAGATAGAACAGCTAGATGCATTAAAAGATTTGGCAAACATATATCGTTCTTTGCAAGAATGGGACATGCTTTATGAAACGGCTCGAAAAATGAGAGCTAAGGCGGAAATTCAATATTCTATAAAACATCAGCAGAAGAAGAGGAATCGTGAGGAGCCTGCTAAGAAGCTGAGTCGTCCCATGTTTGTGTATATCACCTATGCCGATCTACTGTGTGCTAGGGTCTGTGATGTTCAAGGCAATTATGACCAAGCACTACTGTTTACATTTAATTATGCTAATTTAGATTGGGTCGTAGAGACAGATGAGGACACTCAGCACTGGGTCAGCCTGTTCAAGCACTGGGCGCAAGCTAATACTATGGTGAATAAGCTTTTATCTGGAGATATAAGTGTGCTACATGATTATGTTGAATATATTAGTGCATCGGCAGATACAACAGAAGAAGACCGGATTGTGCAACTTTTGAATATTATGCTAGCGGCTAACCGATTCCATGTAGATGTGGATGATGTTCTTTCACGTTTTGAACTGGACATTAATTCCTTTGCTCAACTACCAGCATCTGCTGATATGTATACGCAACAAGTCTTACCGCATTATCTTGTGCATTTTGGTTATGAGTTGGCCTATTACTATTTATATAAAGGGATGTATAGTGATGGCTTTAAACATTTGAAGTCTGCCACGCTAAAAGCGATTATACTAAATAACGAAACTTATTTTATAAACTGTTTGGGATTATTCGAGCATTTTAAAGCCTACGCAATGGATAAAACAAAGCTAGAGTTTTCAAAATTTATCGAAAAGGTGTGGTTAAATAATGTTAAAAAAAATGGTGCTGCTGATCGTCGCGGCTAG
- a CDS encoding winged helix-turn-helix transcriptional regulator, translating into MNITTVKDRIDLKLINCDKELTLAVIGGKWKLIILWHLGMEGTKRFGELKKLIPHITQKMLTNQLRELEEDKLILRKVYPVVPPHVEYSLTEHGESLIPVLKAMYDWGQNYRENVIWKEEGAIQDVTPV; encoded by the coding sequence ATGAACATCACTACTGTAAAAGACCGGATTGATTTGAAGCTGATTAATTGTGATAAGGAATTGACCCTCGCGGTCATCGGCGGAAAATGGAAGCTGATTATTTTGTGGCACCTCGGTATGGAAGGCACCAAGCGGTTCGGTGAATTGAAGAAGCTGATCCCTCATATTACGCAAAAAATGCTGACCAATCAGCTGCGCGAGCTGGAGGAAGATAAGCTGATCCTGCGCAAAGTTTATCCTGTGGTCCCTCCGCATGTGGAATACTCATTGACCGAGCATGGCGAAAGCCTGATTCCAGTACTGAAAGCCATGTACGACTGGGGTCAGAATTATCGTGAAAACGTGATTTGGAAAGAAGAAGGAGCTATTCAGGACGTTACACCCGTGTAA
- a CDS encoding Ger(x)C family spore germination protein, whose amino-acid sequence MKRVRLGFLGMAALLICSTLSGCWSSSPVEDLNLETGIAMDVAEQSSQEEQINRKGGAYPKKELITGTFQFIVPEENKSSGSSPSQTKKFYNVKGNGDSVFEILREISLRINRPPIGFHLKTVIISSSLLRKVPLYELLDFFLGDNDIRPSVQLLISTGTASEALQEKIPGQTPAFALKDIFENRKRNSRMLKPVSLAKVIGPMKAKRSFLLPNVITTESEVKLAGAGIIKGKAQTYGGFLNESEVEGLMWIKGELKGGLVKSIDPETKKNIVYEIKSVKSSIKAIVQGDDISFRVRMNSEGRISENFNPNEDLGNNRLLGREESIFQEKVNSLAKQTVAKMHTLRADVGGFGDALRIQHPKVWKKVKDDWDKTFSTIPVQFSTDIHIEDYGASKTTAD is encoded by the coding sequence ATGAAGAGAGTCCGGTTAGGATTTCTCGGAATGGCGGCTCTCCTGATATGCAGTACACTTTCAGGCTGCTGGAGCAGCTCACCGGTGGAGGATCTAAACCTGGAGACAGGCATTGCTATGGATGTAGCGGAACAATCTTCGCAAGAAGAGCAAATCAATCGGAAAGGAGGAGCTTATCCAAAAAAAGAGTTAATTACCGGAACCTTTCAATTTATCGTGCCAGAGGAAAACAAAAGTTCCGGAAGCTCTCCTTCGCAAACTAAAAAATTTTACAACGTTAAGGGAAACGGTGATTCCGTCTTTGAGATATTGAGGGAAATTTCATTACGGATCAATCGTCCTCCGATTGGATTTCATTTGAAGACAGTCATTATCAGTTCCAGTCTGCTTCGTAAGGTTCCGTTGTATGAGCTGCTGGACTTCTTTTTGGGGGATAATGACATCCGACCCAGCGTCCAATTGCTGATCAGTACGGGCACGGCAAGTGAAGCACTTCAGGAGAAAATCCCTGGTCAGACCCCGGCCTTTGCATTAAAGGATATTTTTGAAAACCGTAAAAGAAATTCACGGATGTTGAAGCCCGTGTCATTGGCTAAAGTGATTGGACCCATGAAAGCGAAAAGAAGCTTTTTATTGCCTAATGTCATTACGACGGAGAGTGAAGTCAAGCTGGCGGGTGCGGGAATCATCAAGGGAAAGGCGCAAACATACGGTGGTTTTCTGAATGAGTCCGAGGTGGAAGGGCTTATGTGGATCAAAGGCGAATTGAAAGGAGGTCTTGTGAAAAGTATCGATCCCGAAACCAAAAAAAATATTGTTTATGAGATCAAATCGGTAAAAAGCAGCATCAAGGCCATCGTTCAGGGGGATGACATATCTTTTCGCGTGAGAATGAATTCAGAGGGGCGTATTTCGGAAAACTTTAATCCGAATGAAGATTTGGGCAACAACCGGCTGCTCGGACGAGAAGAGAGTATCTTTCAGGAGAAAGTCAACTCATTAGCAAAACAAACCGTAGCCAAAATGCATACGCTGCGGGCAGATGTCGGAGGTTTTGGAGACGCCCTGCGGATTCAGCATCCTAAAGTATGGAAAAAGGTCAAAGATGACTGGGACAAGACCTTTAGCACGATTCCGGTACAATTCAGTACGGATATTCACATTGAGGATTACGGCGCTTCCAAAACGACGGCAGATTAA